The genome window ACCGATCCTCGTCTACCCCAACTCGGGGGAGGTCTGGGACGCCGGGACGAAGCGCTGGACCGGACCGGCGACCGCGATGGACTGGGCCCGGAGCGCCACCGAGTGGCGGCGAGCAGGAGCCGATGGCGCAGGCGGCTGCTGCCGCGTGGGCCCCGCGGAGATCACCGCCATCCGCGGCGGCGCCATATCTTCCCGAACGACCGTCACTTGAGAGGGAAAGGACCCGCGTGCGCACGGTATGTGGCCTGCTCGTCGCCATCTCCATACTTGCCGTTCCTGGCCTGCTGAGCGGCCAGCAGGCGCCCCGGGCGCGGGCGTCGGAGATCGCGGCGGCGCCCGTCATCGACGGCCGGCTCGACGACGACGCCTGGTCGGGCCTCGAGCCGCTCGAAGGCTTCACCCAGCGCGAGCCCACCGAAGGCCAGCCGGTGTCGCAGTCCACGGAGGTTCGGGTCGGCTATGACGGCGCGGCGCTGTACATCGGCGCCTGGCTCTTCGACGACGACCCGGCGGGCATCGTCACGGGCCAGACGCTGCGCGACGCCTCGCTCGACGACTCCGATGCCTTCGTCGTCGTGCTCGACACCTACCTGGACCGGCAGAACGCCCTCGTCTTCGGCACCACGCCGGCGGGCATCGAATACGACGGGCAAGTCACCGGCGAGGGGGTGGGCGGAGGTCGGGGCGGCGGCCGCCAGCAGCGCGGCTCGGCCGGCGGCTTCAACCTCAACTGGGACGCCTCGTGGGAGGTCGCCACGAGCCGGGACGAACGCGGTTGGTACGCCGAGATGCGGATCCCCTTCTCGACGCTCCGCTACGGCGCCGGGGGAGCGCAGGACTGGGGCCTGAACTTCGAGCGAAAGATCCGGCGCAACAGCGAGCAGTCGATGTGGGCGCCCCTGCCCAGGCAGTTCGGCGTATACCGGGTCTCGCTCGCCGGCACCCTCGCGCTGGAGGCCCCCACTCGGCGGACGGTCTCGATCAGTCCGTACGCGCTCATGGACGGCTTCAGGGACTACGGCGTACCGTCGCCGGAGACAACGTTCGGCCAGCAGATCGGGGGCGACGCCAAGATCGGCCTCAATCAGAGCCTCACGCTCGATCTCACCGTGAACACCGACTTCGCGCAGGCCGAGGTGGACGACCAGCAGGTGAACCTCACGCGCTTCAGCCTCTTCTTCCCCGAGAAGCGCGCCTTCTTTCTCGAGAACGCCGGCACCTTCGCCGTCGGCGCGAACCGTTCGGCCGAACTCTTCTTCAGCCGCCGCATCGGGCTCCAGGGGGGACGCGAGGTGCCGATCACGGCGGGCGCTCGTCTGACGGGCAAGGTCGGCGCCTTCCAGGTCGGCATGCTCAACATCCAGACCGACGAGGCCTTCGATTTCGACGACGACACCGGCCGCAGCGAGCGGATCGCGCCCGCGAACAACTTCGGCGTGCTGCGGGCGTACCGGGAGTTCGGCAACCGCTCGCAGCTCGGCGCCATCTTCGTGTCGCGCCTCAATACCGGCGATGCGGAGGACCACAATCTCACCTGGGGCATCGACGGCCGGCTCGGCATCGGGGAGGCGCTGACCTTCGACGGCTGGGCGAGCCTCACCGCCACGCCGGTCCCCGGCGGGGAGGAAGCCGCGGGATCCGGGTTCAACGACGGCGAGTACGGCTTCGCCGGCGGCATGCGGTACGTAACGCGCGACTGGCAGGTCACGACCGGGTTCCGGCAGATCGGCGACGCCTTCAACCCGGAAGTCGGCTTCGTCAACCGGCGCGGCTACCGTCAGCTCAACTGGCGCTTCCTCCGTCACATGCGCACGGAAGGCGTGTCCTGGTTCCGGGAGTTCCGGCCCCACATCTCCGGGAACAGCTGGTGGACGCTGGGCGGCTTCAACGAGTCGTATCTGCTGCACTTCGACAACCACTTCCAGTTCGAGAACGGCGCTTTCTTCCAGCTCCCCGGCTTCAACTTCACCGGCGAGGGCCTCGAGCAGCCGTTCGCGATCCGGGAGGACATCGTCATCCCGGCCGGCACGTACCACAACGTCGACTGGGAGTTCAGGGCGAACACGAATCGGGGCGCCCCGCTGTCGCTGTCCGTCGGCTGGGACCTCGGCGGGTTCTACAGCGGGACCCGCTTCGGCCCGAACGCGACGCTCGCGTACCGCTACGGGGACAAGCTCAGCGCGAACCTCATCACGAACTACTTCGACGTCCGACTCGACGAGGGCAGCTTCCAGACGGCCGTCGTGCGGTTCAACGCGTCATATTCGTTCACGCCGCGCGTTTACCTGCAGGCGAACGTCCAGTACAACGACGACACGAAGGACGTCGGGACCAACGTTCGGTTCGCGTGGCTCGATACGGCCGGCACCGGGCTGTATATCGTGTGGAACGACACCAATCACACCGGCTCGCTCGAGCGCACGGGCATCATGGCGGGGCCGAAGCAGCGCCAGCTCGTGGTCAAGTACAGCCGGCTCCTCAACCTGACCGGGTAGCCCGGCGAACGCGCCCCGGCGCAAGAGAGGCGAATCTTCATGTGGCACGAGGACATCCTGGGCACGATCGGCGGCACGCCGCTGGTGCGCGTAAACCGCCTCGCCGCGCACCTGCCCGGCACCGTCCTCGCGAAGCTCGAGTACTTCAACCCCGGCGGCTCCGTCAAGGACCGGATCGGGATTTCGATGCTCGACGACGCCGAGGCGCGGGGCGAGATCGAGCCCGGCGGCACGATCGTCGAGGGCACGAGCGGCAACACCGGCGTCGGCCTCGCACTCGCCGCCATCGCGCGCGGCTACACGTGCATCTTCGCGACGACGGACAAGCAGAGCCCCGAGAAGATCGCCATCCTGCGGGCGCTAGGGGCGGAGGTCATCGTCTGCCCCACCGCGGTGGACCCCGAGGATCCGCGCTCCTACTACCAGGTTTCGCGCCGGCTCGCCGAGGAAACCCCCAATTCCTTCTACATGAACCAGTACGACAACCCCGCCAACACGCTCGCCCACCTGCGGACGACCGGTCCGGAACTGTGGGAGGGGACCGAGGGGAGGATCACGCACCTCTTCGTCGGCTCCGGCACCGGCGGCACGATCTCCGGTTCGGCCGCGTACCTCAAGGAACGGAACCCCGACGTGCGGATCATCGGCGTGGACCCGTACGGCTCCGTCTACTGGAAGTACTTCCACACCGGCGAGTTCGACGAGGACGAGATCTATCCGTACGTCACCGAAGGGGTGGGAGAGGACATCCTCGCGGGCAACATGAACTTCGACATCGTGGACGACTACGTGCGCGTCACGGACAGGGAGTCGATGCTCATGACGCGGCGGCTCGCGCGCGAGGAAGGGATGTTCCTCGGCGGCTCGTGCGGCATGGCGATGGCGGGCGCGCTCCAGTGGATGGAGGCGAACCGCGAGGCGATCGACGACGACGCGGTGCTCGTCGTGATCATGCCCGACGGCGGCTATCGCGCGCTCGGCAAGGTCTACAACGACGTCTGGATGCAGGAGCACGGCTTCCTCGAGGAGGGCGAGACCCTCACCGCGGGAGCGCTCGTCGCGCGCCGTTCGACCGAGAGGCCGCTGGTGTCGGCCCCGGTCGACATGTCGCTGGAGGATGCGATCGCGTCGATGCGGGAGCATGCGATTTCGCAGCTGCCGGTGATGGAGGGAGGAGAAGTCGTCGGGAGCCTCGTCGAGCAGAACATCCTGCGCTTCCTCATGGGAGACCCCGACGCGCGGGGACGCCTCGTGCGCGACCTCATGGGCCCGCCCTTCCCGGTCGTCGACGCCTCGAGCCCCGTGCACGCCTTCGCGAACGCGCTCAGCGGAGACCAGCCCGCCGTGCTCGTGCGGCAGGAAGACGCCACGCTCGCCATCCTCACCCGCTCCGACCTGATCTCCGCCCTCGGCGCATAGAGCGACGGACGCGCCCGGGGAGACGTTCCCGCGGGAACGTGTTTGCTTGCGAAACGCTGCTGTTGATGTCAAAATGATGTCATGAGCGTTCAAATCACGATTCGAGACGTCCCCGAGGAAGTGCGTGACCGGCTGAAGGTGCGCGCGGCTTCTCGCGGCCAGTCGATGCAGCGGTATCTGCGCGGCGAACTCACGCGGTTGGTAGCGAAGCCGACCGTTGAGGAGTGGGTCGAGAGCGTTCGCGCCCGCAAGCGGCTGTCGACCAATCGGGTGACCACCGAGAGCATCCTGCAGGCGCGAGACGCCGACCGGAAGTGACGGTCGTCGTTGATGCCTCGGTCCTCGCGGCGGCGGTAGCCGACCTCGGGACGGACGGCGCCTGGTCGGAAGCTGCCATAGCGGAGGCAACTCGCGAAGGCCGTGCCTTGGCGGGCCCACAGATCGCCCTCGCGGAAGCGAGCAACGTTCTTCGCCGGCTGGAGCTTGCCGAGCGGCTGGAGACCTCCGAGGCCAATCTCGCCCGTCGCGACCTGCTGACGCTCGGTATCGAGCCGTTCCCGTTCGAACCTCTAGCCGATCGCGTCTGGGAACTGCGCCACAACGTCAGCATTTACGATGGCTGGTACGTGGCGCTCGCCGAAGCGCTTTCCTGCCCCCTGCTGACGCTCGATCGCCGGCTTGCGCGGGCCCCCGGGCCCGCCTGCCGAATCATCACTCCGCCCGGCTCGCAAGTCGTCCACGAGCGGGCCGTCACGCCCCCCGCGGAGTAGCGCCCTCGGCTAGCCTTCGCCGGGGAGGGAGTAGAGGTGGGCGGTGACGAGGGCGGCGACGAGCAGGAGGAGGGCGACGATCCAGAGTTGTCCGGCGGCGAGCACGGCGGAGACGAGGATCGCGCTCCACAGGAAGATCGTCGCGCCGCGCCGTACGCGGGTGGAAATCACGCCGCGCTCCCGGTAGGCGGCGAGGTAGCGGCCGAAGATGCGGTTCTCGTACAGCCAGCGCTCGGCGCGGGGGGAGCTGCGCGCGAAGCACCACGCGGCGAGCAGGAGGAAACAGGTTGTGGGCCAGAGCGGCACCACGATGCCGATGATGCCGGCGCTCACGCTGAGGCTCCCCACGCCCAGGAAGACGGCCCGTCGCACGGGGCCGGGCAGTGAGCGCGCGGCGCGCTCCGCCGCCGCGTGATCGATGGGACACTGGGCGGCCGGCGAAGGGATCGCGGGCCGGCTGTGTCGCGTGTCTGGACTCGGTTTCATGTCTGCGGAGTCACCGGAATCGAATAGTCGCTGACGGCATCGACCGAGGGATCATGCGCCCGGGAGGACTCGAACCCCCAGCCTTCTGATCCGAAGTCAGACGCTCTGTCCAATTGAGCTACGGGCGCGGGTGGCGCGAGCGAAAAACGGTAGAACCGGCCCGCGTCCGATGCAACCGGGACCGCTCGCGGGTTTCCGAGATACCACACTAGATTCGTGGACGCCGACCACCTCACCCGGAGCTGACCGATGCGACGACTGCGTACACTCTTCCTCCTCGGCGCGCTGGCCGCCGGCCCACTGGCGCTTGCGACGCCCGCCCCCTCCCTCGCCCAGAGCCGCGCGAACGTGGCCATGGCGGAGAGCTGGCCGGAGGCCGATCCCGACGACGTGGAGTCCGTCGACAGCATCCTGACCGCCCTCTACGACGTGATCTCGGGCCCGGCCGGGCAGGCGCGCGACTGGGACCGCTTCCGCTCCCTGTTCATCCCCGAGGCCCGCCTCATTCCCACGGGCCGGTCCCCGGAGGGCGAACACGGCTACCAGGTGTGGAGCCCGGGCGAATACGCGGAACAGGCGGGCGGCTTCCTCGAACAGAACGGATTCTTCGAGCGGGAGATCGCCCGCACCGAGGAGCGCTTCGGCCCCGTGGTGCACGCGTTCTCGACCTACGACTCGAAGCGCACGGCGGACGACCCCGAGCCGTTCGCGCGCGGCATCAACTCGATCCAGCTCATGCACGACGGCGGCCGCTGGTACGTCGTCACGATCTACTGGGCCGCGGAACGGCCGGATCTGCCGATCCCGGGACCGTATCTGCCGTCCGGAAACGGAGGAGGTACCCCGTGAAGTTCTCCCCGAAGCTCCGCCCCCCCGCCGGGCGGCCCGCCGTCTCGTGGCGCGTCGCCGCGTGGACCGCCACGGCCGCCGTCGCGCTGGCGGCCGCACCGCCGCTCCAGGCGCAGAACCTCGCCAGCTTCGAGCCCGCCCCCGCGCGTGACAACGCCTTCGCGCTCACGCTCGAGTCCATCATGCGTGGCTCCGAGCACGTCGGGCAGGCGCCCGTCGGCGTCAGCTGGTCCGACGACGGCGAGTGGATCTACTTCCGCTGGCTGCCCGGCGGCGCCGAGTGGCACGAGCCGCGCGCCCTCTACCGCGTCCGTTCGACCGGCGGCACGCCCGAACGCGTCGATGACGAGGAAGAGCTTCGCCTCGGTCCCATCCTGGCGTCCGGAGACGTCTCTCCCGACGGCCGCTGGCGCGTGACGTCCTCCGATGGAGATCTCTATCTCATCGAGCGCGACGGCGCCGCGACGCGCCGGCTGACCCACACGCAGGACTTCGAGACGGGACCCGTCTTCTCAGGCGACGGCGCCTCGATCTTCTTCCGCCGCGGGAACAACCTCTTCGCCTTCGACATCGACGACGGCGAGATCCGGCAACTCACATCGATCGGCGGCCCGGAACAGCCCGAGGACCCGGAGGCCGAGGGGCACAAGGCCTTCCTCGAAGAGCAGCAGCGGGAGCTGTTCGAGCACGTCCGCGTCCAGGACATTCGGGACGAGCGGGCCGACGAGCGGCGCGAACTCCGGGAGGCCGGGCAACGCGAAACCCTCCACCTCGCGCAGGGCGAGCGCGCGCAGTTCTTCGTCGCCGACCCCACGGGAAGCCACGTCGCGGTCACTGTCACTCGCGGCGATTTCAACCAGGGCGGCCGACGTACGGATATTCCCCTCTGGATCACGCAGTCCGGCTATACCGAGAACACCGAGATGCGCCCCAAGGTCGGCGACGAGCAAGGCGTCTCCCGGCTCGCCGTCGTGAACACGGATTCGGGCGAGGCGGCGTGGCTCGATCTCACCGGGGACGGCTCGGATGCGGACCCGGAGGAGACGGAACCGGAAGACGCGGAAGCCGCCGCCGACGAAGCCGGGTCGGACGAGGCGGCATCCGACGACCGGCTCGCCGTCGCGAGCTTCGCGGGCTGGAACGACGCGGGCTCGCACGGGCTCGTGTTCGCCGTGGATTTCGACTACAAGACGTGGCGGCTCTATGCCTACGAAGCGGCTTCCGGCTCGCTGACGCTGCTCGACACGCATCACGACGAGGCGTGGGTCGGCGGCCCCTGCTTCGGCTTCCAGGGTGCGGGCTGCATCGGCTGGCTCCCGGCGGAGGCGGCGGGCGGGATGCCGCGCGCCTGGTACGTGAGCGAGGAGACGGGCTACTCCCACCTGTACGCGATCGACGCCGATGGCGGGAACCGGGAGGCGCTCACAGCCGGCGATTGGGAAGTTCTCGGCGCGACGATCCCGGATGGGTGGGACACGTTCCTCCTCCAGACGAGCGAACTCTCCCCCTTCGACCAGCACCCCTGGCGCATGGATTTCGACGGCTCGGACCGAGTCCAGCTCCTCGAAGGAGAGGGCTCGTTCACCGTCACGCCGTCACCCGACGGGCGCCGCTTCGCCGTCCTCCATTCGCGCGCGAACCGGCCGCCCGAACTCCACGTCGCCGACGCCGCGCCGGGCGCCGCGCTGACCCGGGTCACGACCTCCCCCACCGAGACGTGGCTCGGCTTCCCCTGGCTCCGGTCCGAGATCGTGCACTTCGAGGCCCGCGACGGGACGCCGGTGCCCGCCCGCATCTACCGGCCCGCCGACTTCGGCGTCGAACCCAACGGGGCCGGCGTCATCTTCGTCCACGGGGCGGGATACCTGCACAACGTCCACAACTGGTGGTCGAACTACTACCGCGAATACATGTTCCACCACTTCCTGGCGGCCCAGGGCTACACAGTGCTCGACATCGACTACCGCGGCTCCGCCGGCTACGGGCGCGACTGGCGCACGGCGATCTACCGTCACATGGGCGGCTGGGACCTCTCCGACCAGGTGGACGGCGCCGCGTACCTCGTCCGCGAGGAGGGCGTCGACGCCGACCGCATGGGGATCTACGGCGGATCCTACGGCGGCTTCATCACGCTGATGGCGCTCTTCACGGCGCCCGAGTCCTTCGCGGCGGGCGGCGCGCTCCGCGCCGTGACCGACTGGGCGCACTACAACCACTGGTACACGAGCCGCATCCTCAACCTCCCGCACGAGGACGAGGAGGCGTACCGCCAGTCCTCCCCCATCTACTTCGCCGAGGGGTTCGAGGGACACCTCCTCATCGCGCACGGGATGTACGACACAAACGTGCATTTCTCCGATGTCGTGCGCCTCGCGCAGCGTCTCATAGAACTGGGGAAGGAGAACTGGGAGATGGCAGTGTACCCGGTGGAGAACCACGGTTTCGCGGAGCCCTCGTCGTGGACCGATGAGTACCGGCGCATCTACGAGTTGTTCGAGCGCGTGATCGGCGGCGGTCGCGGGGCGTCGGCGAACGGGGAGGGTGGCTGAACACACCCTCCGCCGACCGATGACGCGGCCGGCCCGCGCGCGGCGGGTTCTGGCGCTGGCCCTCCTCGTCTCGGCCTGCGGGGCGCCGGAGCCGGGACCCTGGGTCGAGGCCGACGGATACCGCTGGCGGGAGCTGCGGCCGCGGGGCTCGGACGGCTTCCGGCCGCTCGACGGTTCCGACCGCGGCGTGTCCTTCCTGTACGACGTCGACGAGGAAGCGCGCCTTCGCAACCGGGTGCTCGCGGAAGGGCAGGGCGTCGCGATCGGGGACGTCGACGGCGACGGCCTGGCTGACCTCTTCCTCGCCGGCTTCGGGCGCGCGAGCGCGCTCTACCGCAACCTCGGCGGCTGGCGCTTCGAGGAGATCACGCCGCCCGCCCTCGCGCTCGAGGACGTACTCGCGAGAGGCGCCGCGCTCGTCGACGTCGATGGAGATGATGACCTCGATCTCGTGATCGCCGTCCACGGGGGCCGGAACCGGATCTTCCTGGGCGACGGCGCGGGCGGCTTCGCGGAACTCGAGGACGCGGGTCTCGCCGGGGCGTGGGGGAGCACGACCTCCACGCTGGCCGACGCCGATGGCGACGGCGATCTGGACCTCTACATCGCCAACTACAAGACGCGGCAGGTGGACGACCTCTATCCGCCGGACGTTCTCGACATCAACCACCTGCAGCGCGGCGACGACGGAAATCTCGTCATCCCCCCGGAACTGCGGGAAATCTACGACGAGCACTACCGCGTGGAGTTCGATGGCCGCTTCGTGCGCCGCTTCGAGCTTGGAGAGCCGGACGAGTATTACACCGGACTCGGGGACGGACGCTTCGTGCCCGCAGCCCCCGGAGCGCCGCTCTCGCGTTCCCGCGGGAACGTCTCGACGCCGGCTCGCGACTGGGGACTCGCGGCCAGGTTCAGCGACTGGGACGAGGACGGCGACCCGGATCTCTACGTGGCGAACGACTTCAACAGCGATGACGGAATCTGGATCAACCGCGGCGACGGGACGTTCGCGCCGGCTCCGGCGGCCGCCGTCCGCACGACGAGCCTCTCCTCGATGGCCGTCGATGTCGGAGATCTCGATCGCGACGGAGACCTCGATCTCCTCACCACCGACATGCTCGCCCGGGACGCGGCGGAGCGCCTCGTCCAGACTCCGAGCTACGAGGCCGTCCCCGAGCGGCCCGGCGTCACGGACACGAGAGTCCAGGTGAACCGGAACGCGGTGCAGCTCAACCGGGGGGACGGGACGTTCGCCGAGGCGGCGTGGGAACTCGGGCTCGCCGCCTCCGACTGGACGTGGGGCGCGCTCATCATGGACGCGGACCTGGACGGCTGGAACGACATCCTCGTGACGACGGGACACGCGTGGGACCAGTTGGACGGCGATGCGAACGCCCGCGTGGCGGCGATCCCCGGGCTGCCGGCGGATCAGGCCCTGCGCATGTTCCCGTCGCTCCCGCAGCCGAACGTCGCCTACCGCGGAGGGGCGGACGGCTTCAGCGATGTGAGCGAACGCTGGCGCTGGGGGGTCGACGCGGACATCTCGCACGGTCTCGCGGCGGGCGACCTCGACCGCGACGGAGACCTCGACGTCGTCGTGACGCGGCTCGGGGCGCCTCCCGTCCTGTACCGGAACGAAACCGCGGCGCCCCGCATCCTCGTGCGTCTGCGGGCGGCGGGCCCGAACACGCGCGGAATCGGGGCGCGGATCCGCCTCGAGGGTGCCGGCGGCCCCGCCCAGATGCGCGAGATCATCGCGGGAGGCGCCTACCTCTCCTCCTCCGAGCCCGTCGCCAGCTTCGCCGCGGCGGCGGAAGGGGAGATGATCATCACGGT of Candidatus Palauibacter soopunensis contains these proteins:
- a CDS encoding DUF5916 domain-containing protein — translated: MRTVCGLLVAISILAVPGLLSGQQAPRARASEIAAAPVIDGRLDDDAWSGLEPLEGFTQREPTEGQPVSQSTEVRVGYDGAALYIGAWLFDDDPAGIVTGQTLRDASLDDSDAFVVVLDTYLDRQNALVFGTTPAGIEYDGQVTGEGVGGGRGGGRQQRGSAGGFNLNWDASWEVATSRDERGWYAEMRIPFSTLRYGAGGAQDWGLNFERKIRRNSEQSMWAPLPRQFGVYRVSLAGTLALEAPTRRTVSISPYALMDGFRDYGVPSPETTFGQQIGGDAKIGLNQSLTLDLTVNTDFAQAEVDDQQVNLTRFSLFFPEKRAFFLENAGTFAVGANRSAELFFSRRIGLQGGREVPITAGARLTGKVGAFQVGMLNIQTDEAFDFDDDTGRSERIAPANNFGVLRAYREFGNRSQLGAIFVSRLNTGDAEDHNLTWGIDGRLGIGEALTFDGWASLTATPVPGGEEAAGSGFNDGEYGFAGGMRYVTRDWQVTTGFRQIGDAFNPEVGFVNRRGYRQLNWRFLRHMRTEGVSWFREFRPHISGNSWWTLGGFNESYLLHFDNHFQFENGAFFQLPGFNFTGEGLEQPFAIREDIVIPAGTYHNVDWEFRANTNRGAPLSLSVGWDLGGFYSGTRFGPNATLAYRYGDKLSANLITNYFDVRLDEGSFQTAVVRFNASYSFTPRVYLQANVQYNDDTKDVGTNVRFAWLDTAGTGLYIVWNDTNHTGSLERTGIMAGPKQRQLVVKYSRLLNLTG
- a CDS encoding type II toxin-antitoxin system VapC family toxin, with product MTVVVDASVLAAAVADLGTDGAWSEAAIAEATREGRALAGPQIALAEASNVLRRLELAERLETSEANLARRDLLTLGIEPFPFEPLADRVWELRHNVSIYDGWYVALAEALSCPLLTLDRRLARAPGPACRIITPPGSQVVHERAVTPPAE
- a CDS encoding pyridoxal-phosphate dependent enzyme; amino-acid sequence: MWHEDILGTIGGTPLVRVNRLAAHLPGTVLAKLEYFNPGGSVKDRIGISMLDDAEARGEIEPGGTIVEGTSGNTGVGLALAAIARGYTCIFATTDKQSPEKIAILRALGAEVIVCPTAVDPEDPRSYYQVSRRLAEETPNSFYMNQYDNPANTLAHLRTTGPELWEGTEGRITHLFVGSGTGGTISGSAAYLKERNPDVRIIGVDPYGSVYWKYFHTGEFDEDEIYPYVTEGVGEDILAGNMNFDIVDDYVRVTDRESMLMTRRLAREEGMFLGGSCGMAMAGALQWMEANREAIDDDAVLVVIMPDGGYRALGKVYNDVWMQEHGFLEEGETLTAGALVARRSTERPLVSAPVDMSLEDAIASMREHAISQLPVMEGGEVVGSLVEQNILRFLMGDPDARGRLVRDLMGPPFPVVDASSPVHAFANALSGDQPAVLVRQEDATLAILTRSDLISALGA
- a CDS encoding YbaN family protein, translating into MKPSPDTRHSRPAIPSPAAQCPIDHAAAERAARSLPGPVRRAVFLGVGSLSVSAGIIGIVVPLWPTTCFLLLAAWCFARSSPRAERWLYENRIFGRYLAAYRERGVISTRVRRGATIFLWSAILVSAVLAAGQLWIVALLLLVAALVTAHLYSLPGEG
- a CDS encoding prolyl oligopeptidase family serine peptidase, with the translated sequence MKFSPKLRPPAGRPAVSWRVAAWTATAAVALAAAPPLQAQNLASFEPAPARDNAFALTLESIMRGSEHVGQAPVGVSWSDDGEWIYFRWLPGGAEWHEPRALYRVRSTGGTPERVDDEEELRLGPILASGDVSPDGRWRVTSSDGDLYLIERDGAATRRLTHTQDFETGPVFSGDGASIFFRRGNNLFAFDIDDGEIRQLTSIGGPEQPEDPEAEGHKAFLEEQQRELFEHVRVQDIRDERADERRELREAGQRETLHLAQGERAQFFVADPTGSHVAVTVTRGDFNQGGRRTDIPLWITQSGYTENTEMRPKVGDEQGVSRLAVVNTDSGEAAWLDLTGDGSDADPEETEPEDAEAAADEAGSDEAASDDRLAVASFAGWNDAGSHGLVFAVDFDYKTWRLYAYEAASGSLTLLDTHHDEAWVGGPCFGFQGAGCIGWLPAEAAGGMPRAWYVSEETGYSHLYAIDADGGNREALTAGDWEVLGATIPDGWDTFLLQTSELSPFDQHPWRMDFDGSDRVQLLEGEGSFTVTPSPDGRRFAVLHSRANRPPELHVADAAPGAALTRVTTSPTETWLGFPWLRSEIVHFEARDGTPVPARIYRPADFGVEPNGAGVIFVHGAGYLHNVHNWWSNYYREYMFHHFLAAQGYTVLDIDYRGSAGYGRDWRTAIYRHMGGWDLSDQVDGAAYLVREEGVDADRMGIYGGSYGGFITLMALFTAPESFAAGGALRAVTDWAHYNHWYTSRILNLPHEDEEAYRQSSPIYFAEGFEGHLLIAHGMYDTNVHFSDVVRLAQRLIELGKENWEMAVYPVENHGFAEPSSWTDEYRRIYELFERVIGGGRGASANGEGG